From a single Saimiri boliviensis isolate mSaiBol1 chromosome 7, mSaiBol1.pri, whole genome shotgun sequence genomic region:
- the SP1 gene encoding transcription factor Sp1 isoform X1, which produces MSDQDHSMDEMTAVVKIEKGVGGNNGGNGNGGGAFSQARSSSTGSSSSSGGGGGQESQPSPLALLAATCSRIESPNENSNNSQGPSQSGGTGELDLTATQLSQGANGWQIISSSSGATPTSKEQSGNSTNGSNGNESSKNRTVSGGQYVVAATPNLQNQQVLTGLPGVMPNIQYQVIPQFQTVDGQQLQFATTGTQVQQDGSGQIQIIPGANQQIITNRGSGGNIIAAMPNLLQQAVPLQGLANNVLSGQTQYVTNVPVALNGNITLLPVNSVSAATLTPSSQAVTISSSGSQESGSQPVTSGTTISSASLVSSQASSSSFFTNANSYSTTTTTSNMGIMNFAPSGSSGTNSQGQTPQRVSGLQGSDALNIQQNQTSGGSLQAGQQKEGEQNQQTQQQQILIQPQLVQGGQALQALQAAPLSGQTFTTQAISQETLQNLQLQAVPNSGPIIIRAPTVGPNGQVSWQTLQLQNLQVQNPQAQTITLAPMQGVSLGQTSSSNTTLTPIASAASIPAGTVTVNAAQLSSMPGLQTINLSALGTSGIHVHPIQSLPLAIANAPGDHGAQLGLHGTGGDGIHDDTAGGEEGENSPDAQPQAGRRTRREACTCPYCKDSEGRGSGDPGKKKQHICHIQGCGKVYGKTSHLRAHLRWHTGERPFMCTWSYCGKRFTRSDELQRHKRTHTGEKKFACPECPKRFMRSDHLSKHIKTHQNKKGGPGVALSVGTLPLDSGAGSEGSGTATPSALITTNMVAMEAICPEGIARLANSGINVMQVADLQSINISGNGF; this is translated from the exons accAAGATCACTCCATGGATGAAATGACAGCTGTGGTGAAGATTGAGAAAGGAGTTGGTGGCAATAATGGGGGCaatggtaatggtggtggtgccTTTTCACAGGCTCGCAGCAGCAGCAcaggcagtagcagcagcagtggaggaggaggagggcag GAGTCCCAGCCATCCCCTTTGGCTCTGCTGGCAGCAACTTGCAGCAGAATTGAGTCACCCAATGAGAACAGCAACAACTCCCAGGGCCCAAGTCAGTCAGGGGGAACAGGTGAGCTTGACCTCACAGCCACACAACTTTCACAGGGTGCCAATGGCTGGCAGatcatctcttcctcctctgggGCTACCCCTACCTCAAAGGAACAGAGTGGCAACAGTACCAATGGCAGCAATGGCAATGAATCGTCTAAGAATCGCACAGTCTCTGGTGGGCAGTATGTTGTGGCTGCCACTCCCAACTTACAGAACCAGCAAGTTCTGACAGGACTACCTGGAGTGATGCCTAACATTCAATATCAAGTAATCCCACAGTTCCAGACCGTTGATGGGCAGCAGCTGCAATTTGCTACCACTGGGACCCAAGTGCAGCAGGATGGTTCTGGTCAAATACAGATCATACCAGGTGCAAACCAACAGATTATCACAAATCGAGGAAGTGGAGGCAACATTATTGCTGCTATGCCAAACCTACTCCAGCAGGCTGTCCCCCTCCAAGGCCTAGCTAATAATGTACTCTCAGGACAGACTCAGTATGTGACCAATGTACCAGTGGCCCTGAATGGGAACATCACCTTGCTACCTGTCAACAGCGTTTCTGCAGCTACCTTGACTCCCAGCTCTCAGGCAGTCACGATCAGCAGCTCTGGGTCCCAGGAGAGTGGCTCACAGCCTGTCACCTCAGGGACTACCATCAGTTCTGCCAGCTTGGTGTCATCACAAGCCAGTTCCAGCTCCTTTTTCACCAATGCCAATAGCTACTCAACTACTACTACCACCAGCAACATGGGAATTATGAACTTTGCTCCCAGTGGATCATCAGGGACCAACTCTCAAGGCCAGACACCCCAGAGGGTCAGTGGGCTGCAGGGGTCTGATGCTCTGAACATCCAGCAAAACCAGACATCTGGAGGCTCACTGCAAGCAGGTCAGCAAAAAGAAGGAGAGCAAAACCAGCAGACACAGCAGCAACAAATTCTTATCCAGCCTCAGTTAGTTCAAGGGGGACAGGCCCTCCAGGCCCTCCAAGCTGCACCATTATCAGGGCAGACCTTTACAACTCAAGCTATCTCACAGGAAACCCTCCAGAACCTCCAGCTTCAGGCTGTTCCAAACTCTGGTCCCATTATCATCCGGGCACCGACAGTGGGGCCCAATGGACAGGTCAGTTGGCAGACTCTGCAGCTGCAGAACCTCCAAGTTCAGAACCCACAAGCTCAGACAATCACCTTAGCCCCAATGCAGGGTGTTTCCTTGGGGCAGACCAGCAGCAGCAACACCACTCTCACACCCATTGCCTCAGCTGCTTCCATTCCTGCCGGCACAGTCACTGTGAATGCTGCTCAACTCTCCTCCATGCCAGGCCTCCAGACCATTAACCTCAGTGCATTGGGTACTTCAGGAATCCACGTGCACCCGATTCAAAGCTTGCCGTTGGCTATAGCAAATGCCCCAG GTGATCATGGAGCTCAGCTTGGTCTCCATGGGACTGGTGGTGATGGAATACATGATGACACAGCaggtggagaggaaggagaaaacagtCCAGATGCCCAACCCCAAGCTGGTCGGAGGACCCGGCGGGAAGCATGCACCTGCCCCTACTGTAAAGACAGTGAAGGAAG GGGTTCAGGGGATCCTGGCAAAAAGAAACAGCATATTTGCCACATCCAAGGCTGTGGGAAAGTATATGGCAAGACCTCACACCTGCGGGCACACTTGCGCTGGCATACTGGCGAGAGACCATTTATGTGTACCTGGTCATACTGTGGGAAACGCTTTACACGTTCGGATGAGCTGCAGAGGCACAAACGTACACACACAG GTGAGAAGAAATTTGCCTGCCCTGAGTGTCCTAAGCGCTTCATGAGGAGTGACCACCTGTCAAAACATATCAAGACCCACCAGAATAAGAAGGGTGGCCCAGGTGTAGCCCTGAGTGTGGGCACTTTGCCCCTGGACAGTGGGGCAGGTTCAGAAGGCAGTGGCACTGCCACTCCTTCAGCCCTTATTACCACCAACATGGTAGCCATGGAGGCCATCTGTCCAGAGGGCATTGCCCGTCTTGCCAACAGTGGCATCAACGTCATGCAGGTGGCGGATCTGCAGTCCATTAATATCAGTGGCAATGGCTTCTGA
- the SP1 gene encoding transcription factor Sp1 isoform X2, translating to MSDQDHSMDEMTAVVKIEKGVGGNNGGNGNGGGAFSQARSSSTGSSSSSGGGGGQGANGWQIISSSSGATPTSKEQSGNSTNGSNGNESSKNRTVSGGQYVVAATPNLQNQQVLTGLPGVMPNIQYQVIPQFQTVDGQQLQFATTGTQVQQDGSGQIQIIPGANQQIITNRGSGGNIIAAMPNLLQQAVPLQGLANNVLSGQTQYVTNVPVALNGNITLLPVNSVSAATLTPSSQAVTISSSGSQESGSQPVTSGTTISSASLVSSQASSSSFFTNANSYSTTTTTSNMGIMNFAPSGSSGTNSQGQTPQRVSGLQGSDALNIQQNQTSGGSLQAGQQKEGEQNQQTQQQQILIQPQLVQGGQALQALQAAPLSGQTFTTQAISQETLQNLQLQAVPNSGPIIIRAPTVGPNGQVSWQTLQLQNLQVQNPQAQTITLAPMQGVSLGQTSSSNTTLTPIASAASIPAGTVTVNAAQLSSMPGLQTINLSALGTSGIHVHPIQSLPLAIANAPGDHGAQLGLHGTGGDGIHDDTAGGEEGENSPDAQPQAGRRTRREACTCPYCKDSEGRGSGDPGKKKQHICHIQGCGKVYGKTSHLRAHLRWHTGERPFMCTWSYCGKRFTRSDELQRHKRTHTGEKKFACPECPKRFMRSDHLSKHIKTHQNKKGGPGVALSVGTLPLDSGAGSEGSGTATPSALITTNMVAMEAICPEGIARLANSGINVMQVADLQSINISGNGF from the exons accAAGATCACTCCATGGATGAAATGACAGCTGTGGTGAAGATTGAGAAAGGAGTTGGTGGCAATAATGGGGGCaatggtaatggtggtggtgccTTTTCACAGGCTCGCAGCAGCAGCAcaggcagtagcagcagcagtggaggaggaggagggcag GGTGCCAATGGCTGGCAGatcatctcttcctcctctgggGCTACCCCTACCTCAAAGGAACAGAGTGGCAACAGTACCAATGGCAGCAATGGCAATGAATCGTCTAAGAATCGCACAGTCTCTGGTGGGCAGTATGTTGTGGCTGCCACTCCCAACTTACAGAACCAGCAAGTTCTGACAGGACTACCTGGAGTGATGCCTAACATTCAATATCAAGTAATCCCACAGTTCCAGACCGTTGATGGGCAGCAGCTGCAATTTGCTACCACTGGGACCCAAGTGCAGCAGGATGGTTCTGGTCAAATACAGATCATACCAGGTGCAAACCAACAGATTATCACAAATCGAGGAAGTGGAGGCAACATTATTGCTGCTATGCCAAACCTACTCCAGCAGGCTGTCCCCCTCCAAGGCCTAGCTAATAATGTACTCTCAGGACAGACTCAGTATGTGACCAATGTACCAGTGGCCCTGAATGGGAACATCACCTTGCTACCTGTCAACAGCGTTTCTGCAGCTACCTTGACTCCCAGCTCTCAGGCAGTCACGATCAGCAGCTCTGGGTCCCAGGAGAGTGGCTCACAGCCTGTCACCTCAGGGACTACCATCAGTTCTGCCAGCTTGGTGTCATCACAAGCCAGTTCCAGCTCCTTTTTCACCAATGCCAATAGCTACTCAACTACTACTACCACCAGCAACATGGGAATTATGAACTTTGCTCCCAGTGGATCATCAGGGACCAACTCTCAAGGCCAGACACCCCAGAGGGTCAGTGGGCTGCAGGGGTCTGATGCTCTGAACATCCAGCAAAACCAGACATCTGGAGGCTCACTGCAAGCAGGTCAGCAAAAAGAAGGAGAGCAAAACCAGCAGACACAGCAGCAACAAATTCTTATCCAGCCTCAGTTAGTTCAAGGGGGACAGGCCCTCCAGGCCCTCCAAGCTGCACCATTATCAGGGCAGACCTTTACAACTCAAGCTATCTCACAGGAAACCCTCCAGAACCTCCAGCTTCAGGCTGTTCCAAACTCTGGTCCCATTATCATCCGGGCACCGACAGTGGGGCCCAATGGACAGGTCAGTTGGCAGACTCTGCAGCTGCAGAACCTCCAAGTTCAGAACCCACAAGCTCAGACAATCACCTTAGCCCCAATGCAGGGTGTTTCCTTGGGGCAGACCAGCAGCAGCAACACCACTCTCACACCCATTGCCTCAGCTGCTTCCATTCCTGCCGGCACAGTCACTGTGAATGCTGCTCAACTCTCCTCCATGCCAGGCCTCCAGACCATTAACCTCAGTGCATTGGGTACTTCAGGAATCCACGTGCACCCGATTCAAAGCTTGCCGTTGGCTATAGCAAATGCCCCAG GTGATCATGGAGCTCAGCTTGGTCTCCATGGGACTGGTGGTGATGGAATACATGATGACACAGCaggtggagaggaaggagaaaacagtCCAGATGCCCAACCCCAAGCTGGTCGGAGGACCCGGCGGGAAGCATGCACCTGCCCCTACTGTAAAGACAGTGAAGGAAG GGGTTCAGGGGATCCTGGCAAAAAGAAACAGCATATTTGCCACATCCAAGGCTGTGGGAAAGTATATGGCAAGACCTCACACCTGCGGGCACACTTGCGCTGGCATACTGGCGAGAGACCATTTATGTGTACCTGGTCATACTGTGGGAAACGCTTTACACGTTCGGATGAGCTGCAGAGGCACAAACGTACACACACAG GTGAGAAGAAATTTGCCTGCCCTGAGTGTCCTAAGCGCTTCATGAGGAGTGACCACCTGTCAAAACATATCAAGACCCACCAGAATAAGAAGGGTGGCCCAGGTGTAGCCCTGAGTGTGGGCACTTTGCCCCTGGACAGTGGGGCAGGTTCAGAAGGCAGTGGCACTGCCACTCCTTCAGCCCTTATTACCACCAACATGGTAGCCATGGAGGCCATCTGTCCAGAGGGCATTGCCCGTCTTGCCAACAGTGGCATCAACGTCATGCAGGTGGCGGATCTGCAGTCCATTAATATCAGTGGCAATGGCTTCTGA